A genomic segment from Pirellulales bacterium encodes:
- a CDS encoding TlpA disulfide reductase family protein produces the protein MAFSSRWSWAVWGITGLSATAGLIACILPEGPGMAVLRAAEEDPAADDLKPAKPARNPFIPRESLSLEELFEYTDRLATAPRSVQSQDEYGPALGVCAERLLAKNPPENLRVFAQLTRLAALHVVAQYDNEEAQAKLAKLAAELESDKDASVAKMAKFYSLEEKLLRADQQPVKEYPALLDQAYTFLKEETPETLDARHLRIATTITKLINLQPDAERATADYKRFGELFASSEFRELRQYGKRIAKGVPQKARDIVGQPLHMDGVLANGDKFDPAALSGKVVLVDFWATWCGPCRAAMPDLKSTYEEFHPQGLEVVGVSLDNDLDALKEYLEQEGIAWPNIFDADDSEPMRVALAEKYGINAIPATFLLDKSGKVAARDLHGQELRDKIAELLKGAPASEKGTEQKENGEKENKETDIEEKEAK, from the coding sequence ATGGCGTTCTCATCTCGCTGGAGTTGGGCTGTGTGGGGAATCACCGGTTTGTCAGCCACAGCGGGGCTGATCGCCTGTATTTTACCCGAAGGCCCGGGAATGGCCGTGCTTCGCGCGGCCGAGGAAGATCCCGCCGCCGATGACCTCAAGCCCGCCAAGCCCGCCCGCAATCCCTTTATCCCGCGCGAAAGTCTCTCCCTCGAGGAATTGTTCGAATATACCGACCGGCTGGCCACCGCCCCCCGCAGCGTCCAGTCCCAAGACGAATACGGCCCCGCCCTGGGCGTGTGCGCCGAACGTCTTTTGGCCAAGAATCCTCCGGAAAATTTGCGCGTGTTCGCCCAATTAACCCGCCTGGCGGCCCTGCATGTGGTGGCACAATATGATAACGAGGAAGCCCAGGCCAAGCTGGCCAAATTGGCCGCGGAGTTGGAGTCGGACAAGGACGCGTCCGTCGCCAAAATGGCAAAATTTTATTCGCTCGAGGAAAAGCTGTTACGGGCCGATCAACAACCGGTCAAGGAGTATCCCGCGCTGCTAGACCAGGCGTATACTTTTTTAAAGGAGGAAACCCCGGAGACGCTGGATGCCCGGCATTTACGCATCGCCACGACCATTACCAAGCTGATCAACCTGCAGCCCGACGCGGAGCGGGCCACGGCCGATTACAAGCGTTTCGGCGAACTGTTTGCCAGCAGCGAATTTCGCGAATTGCGGCAATATGGCAAGCGAATCGCCAAGGGAGTGCCGCAAAAGGCACGGGACATCGTGGGCCAGCCGCTTCACATGGACGGGGTGTTGGCCAACGGGGATAAATTTGACCCGGCCGCTCTCTCGGGCAAAGTGGTGCTCGTTGACTTTTGGGCGACATGGTGCGGACCCTGCCGGGCGGCCATGCCCGACCTCAAAAGCACGTATGAAGAATTTCACCCACAAGGGTTGGAAGTAGTCGGCGTGAGCCTGGACAACGACCTGGACGCGCTCAAGGAATACCTAGAGCAAGAGGGCATCGCCTGGCCAAATATCTTTGACGCCGACGACAGCGAACCGATGCGCGTGGCCCTGGCCGAAAAGTACGGCATCAACGCCATTCCCGCGACGTTTCTCTTGGACAAAAGCGGCAAGGTGGCCGCCCGCGATCTCCATGGCCAAGAATTGCGGGACAAGATCGCCGAGTTGCTCAAAGGCGCTCCCGCTAGCGAAAAGGGGACAGAGCAAAAAGAAAATGGGGAAAAAGAGAATAAAGAAACAGATATTGAGGAAAAAGAAGCGAAATAG